The following is a genomic window from Rutidosis leptorrhynchoides isolate AG116_Rl617_1_P2 chromosome 8, CSIRO_AGI_Rlap_v1, whole genome shotgun sequence.
tgactaattaacaaaataacAAACTTAAAAATCTTGTCATGGAACCCTTTGAATCACGTTTTTAAGGGTCTCcatgtatcctcattttgattcaaatttcacttccattttctagctaaaacacacactctttcttaacccttaaactccataaccattcagtaagaaaccatgaagatgtagccatagaaacaagccttaatcaccataagaaaacccttacaaaaacacttcaagaatcctttccaagaacacaaacttacttccaatctttcatccaattccatcacccttttggttctaggttcttactcctcttttacagcaatcttgtccaagtaacttgaggtagtaactttgttcataaccttattcgattcatatatatatagctatcttattttgtggtataaaattttaacaacaagaacatagtttgaatgttttcaaacttgtttgcaaactaaatagatccttctcacttaacttttaaaatacttcaagacctgtaatatatcataaatatatgctaatttaacaaggtataacttggtttttcaaagaacaccttaaaaactgaatttacgacgtcggagtgcaaccgggggctgttttgggttggataattaaaaaccatcttaaactttgaattggaggtttattttctggaaaaatgatttttactatgaatatgataacacataaaaatttcatgatttaactcaaagtataagtatttttagaaaaataatcatttaaggttgtttacatgatggaaaatgattaacttcataagtttcactaaagtttgacctatgacctgtgatttcgaatacaaactaaggtatttacagttcatagtcttaaagagggactcgatccaaggaagtggcaagttgaatcaacgaaaacggagttgtaacgaagaaactatgaccaaaacgagatcggatatctaagactagtttagctacgaaaataattggagaaaattaaataaatcacatctttttaaaataacatgatattttatatatatgtactcataatttaattttatatggttcaggatcacccgtaaacaatacgagaagattaatcataagatcccatgattgtacgcaacacgtcatttgacaacaccggtactttatgtacgcaacacgtcatttgacaacaccggtaccgtgggtcaagattaatctcgaccaatacatatacgatgggggttttttatttatttcattgggggtttattaaacacctaaaaatgaaccattaaaattgaattactaacatcggactgctaactacggactaaggaattattaaaagtattaaaagtattataagtatatatatgtgacgtttgtttaaaaagaaaaggtattgatatattatatatggataggttcgtgatatcaatcggagaccaagtcaaaattacatatcttcaagacgaaagtgagtatatagtcccacttttaaactctaagtatttcgggatgagaatacatgtattttatgttttacgttatggacacaagtaactgaaaaatatattctacgttgagttgtaccactggcatacttccctgtagcttggtaactgttatttacagcggtattgtaaacgcgaatcctgttgatagatctatcgggcctgacaaccccaaccagactggacgaccagtattcaacggttgcacagtacttcgtttcgtgactacacttggtacggtgtagtaagatttcataataaagggaatatgcgacgtgattaaatgttaagtatggttaccaagtgctcaaccacttagaatatttttattaaaatgtttatatgtgaaatcttatggtctatatatatattgctaccggcattaaacctatatctcaccaactttatgttgacgttttaaacatgtctattctcaggtgataattagaagcttccgctgcaacatgttgaatttaaacaagatcttgagtatgcatatttgtgtcaaaaataaaactgcatatcggaggatttgtaatgtaaaatatgctagaaatcgtattgttatcatcacatgtaaagtttgtaagtctaagattatcgctaaacgataatcatctttttattgtctaaagcttgtattaaaataagagttatggtttgtaatgtaaaataaatgcagttgttcttttaaaaatgtcgcatatagaggtcaatacctcgcaatgaaatcatacgttatctaactcgttcttatggttaaggacgggttatgacaatcatCAACTCCACACTCTCTTTATTTTCATAGTATCCAACAATTTGGGAGTCTTGCGTCTTGTTAAAATAGTCAATCGCCTTCAAGTACACTGGCAAGTTGTCACCCAAAATCTTGAAAACTTCGTCAAGTTTTTTTTCACTGACATGTCCGGGTAAACTGTCGTACACAAAAACCTTCATTTCTTCTAACTTCAACTGAAGCAGCAGGAAATGTTCTTCTTTCCAAAAATGTAATGGGATCAAGACCTGTAACAGACAGGCAGAAAGGTTAAAACAAAacaaggacgcaaggacgcaagataaacCTTGCGAAAACCCAAAacttacgcaaggacgcaaggttaaccttgcgacaacgggacgcaaggacgcaagataaacCTTGCGTTTCCAAAACACACGCAAGCCGCAAGGTTGAACAAGGACGCAAAGACGCAAGATAAACCTTGTAAAACCCAAAACTTATGCTCGCAAGAATGTCCTTGCGTCTGCTCCAGAACAAAAATTTCTCTAAAAATTCTTGTGTTTACCTGATCACAGTCAGCCCAAGATGGATATAGGTCAACACTGCCGTCTCCAAGTCCAATTAAGTACATGTAATCTGGAGGATTTTGGCCAATAATTCCCTCTCCATCTGTTGTAGATTCCTCCTGTGTGCCCACCTCCTTCTGAGTATTGTCAAAATAAGTTTTGAACCTCTCAAACATGTTCAGGAATCCCAGTGGCATAATAGTCCATCTAGAACTAGCCTTAAGCACCTCAGCTGGAAACTCAGGAGTGGCATAAACTTGACTGGCTCGGGGGAGAAATCTCTGACGATATCTCAACAGAAATGTAGCCCAGCCGTCAATGTGCTATAAATATAACAAGTTAACATATACAGTGTAACCttagtaaaatttataaattgtataaaattatataaaattaacaaAAGAATAACAAAATAACAAACTTACAAACTTACCAAGTTATCCAAATAACCAGAATGCCCTAATGCCAGTAATCGAAGCCAAAAGTCttgatttataaaaatgaattgcTCATTTTGAAAGATGAACATGCAACGCGTCTCTTGCTTGCTCTCAATCATTGTCTTTGGATCTTTTGCTGGACCTGCATGCTTTCTACCATCTCTCCAGGCATTAGGTGGCGGTGGTTGGAGAGTTCCTTGATCATTTATAAACCTGTCAATCATCCCCCAAATTTCTTCCTCAGTAGCCCAGTCTTGTTCCTTTCTTTTTCTCTTACTCACTTTAACAGGCTGCTTATCAACACTAACCTACAATAATTATGGGAAACAAGGTTAATATAAATTAATTCaaacagacgcaaggacgcaaacataaTCTTGCGTGTGTGGAATAgaccacacgcaaggacgcaagcacaACCTTGCGCCTAAAAGATaacggacgcaaggacgcaaatgaTGGTTTGCGCCAGCCAAACTCACCTCTGCTGCTGCATCTGTGTCCATGGGTACCACATCCTCATTAATTTGTTGTTGACCTTGATCTTCTTCAGTCCCTAACTTTACAGCATTCATGCTTTCCACTTTCTCAATCACATCTTTTGACAACTGAGTAAAATACATAAACAACAAAGTAAACaaacatacgcaaggacgcaaactcAACCTTGCGACAAACCCACGCAAGGACGCAAGTACAACCTTGCGTGCCAAGAAGATAAGACGCAAGAACACTCTTgcgacacgcaaggacgcaaggcatgTCTTGCGTCCGTGACAGTAACAGAAAACAACCTTAAATAGCCATTGTTTATTGCAATAATTTAACATACAACTATTTTAATTTGGTGGGCTGTACCTTCTCAATGGGTTTTCTGTACCCAGGTGTTGTGAATGGGGACCTTAATACACCAGTTGGCTTTCTTTCTCTGATTCCACGTCGAATGTGCATTGGAGACGGCCTTTCAGTCTCATTATCAGACAAAGATCGATTGAAACACATATCATCATCCTAAACacaataaataacataagtaataaataaatcaataaatcaattcaattaataccaaaataataataaataaatcaacataaatcaattcaattcaatgtacctgatattgttgttgttgttgcgataaaAGTTCTTCGTGTTGCATAACAAGTATTTTGCAATCAATTAACTCTTTCTCTTGTTTGTCCACCCGCTTTGTCAACAACTCTAACATACGATGTAAATTGTGTACATCGTGAAGGCCCTCTGTATGAACATCTCCTGTTGAATGCTTGTGGTGTGTCTGCTCAGACCCATCAACAACTGGATCATCTGTATCAACTTCATCATCCTGGACCTCAACCTCGATCTCATCTTCTGGTACCTTTCCTCCTCTAAAGTACACGTCACTCTGAATCCACCATTGACAACTCTGCTCTGTTTCAGTTGGCTGCAGACCACGAAAAGGTCTCTTTTTCTTGGGACACTCATCCTACAATTAATTATTCATATTAAATAATTATCAAATAAGAATATTAGCAGAAACCAATAATCAAAGACGCAAAGAAAAGCTTGCGTCCGTGTACGCAAGGAAGCAAACAACTCTTGCGTTGAAGAACAaaaacacacgcaaggacgcaaggtcaaCCTTGCGTCTACCTTAAAACACACGCATGGACGCAAGTGCTACCTTGCGCCCATACCAGAACCTGTCTGTAAACAGATAACAGTTTACGtgtacgcaaggacgcaaacaactCTTGCGTTGAAGAACAAaaccacacgcaaggacgcaaggtagacCTTGCGTCACCTAAAAACCCATGCAAAGACGCAAGTGATATCTTGCGCCCATACCAGAACCTGTATGTAAACAGATAAAAGTTTACCGcgtacgcaaggacgcaaacaactCTTGCGTTGAAGAACAAAaaaacacgcaaggacgcaaggtatacCTTGCGTCTACATAaaaacacacgcaaggacgcaagggatACCTTGCGCCCATAACAGAACCTGTCTGTTAACAGATAACAGATAAACTATGCAACAATTTAGGATAGGCTAACATTTTAAAAATGTAACTAACCTGAATATGTAGGAGTTTAAGGTATTCAGACATTCCAAATGACTCGgcagatgaacgcttccaaaaaagagccctcggtactccattcttgtcaGTCTTTTTTGCAAACGgtttaatggtacgacggtaagactcgagaatccaaatctacaaataaaaaaacaattaatttaatttatgttacatcttaaatattaacattaaataaCAAATGTTCAACCATTTACCTTGAAAGCCCACATAAATCCCGCCAAAGTGTACGCCTTtccactctctaattggctttcacGAATAAAAAAACCTTCAATAACCGCTTCGTAAGTTGGCtcccaaatacgagacccccatgggtactgATTAACACGCGATAACTCTTCGACTAGCCATAAAAACTTTTTATTCACAACATGGATCCCTTGTTTACCCATAAAACCTCTCTCTACAATCAAGATAATTGCTAATCGCACCACATCATCGTCACTAATACGGCTGTGATCAGATTTTAAAAGCATCTTTTCAACATCACTAATCAAAACATTTTGAgaatctttaaaacccttaaataaaCGTCGTCTAATAGGTGCGGTCTGGACGTCATAATTCTTcgggatgtaatgtgccatgtccgtccggCTACTAAACAAAAAACCCGTAACAAGACAAAATTCACGGCGACCAAATCTAATCGAAAAATTGTTCTGGAAATGAAACTATATATCCTCATGCTCATCGGGGTACTTAACATTATCTAGTCTATCCGGCCGCACACTCTTCCGTTGGAGCATGCAATGTACAAGCCCGGGATCATTACCAaagtattctagatctaaccatggACCGAAACACGTTTCTTTAAACTTTTTAATTTGATTATCAGTCATGACCTTCTTCACATCCTCTATAACGCTCAACTTATTCTTCATCGTTAACTTTCCTTCCACAAATCCCTGCATAAGTAACAATAAAATCAGCAGAAAGTAACAGGACGCAAGAACGCAAGATAAAACTTGCGTCCGTTTAATTGACCATCGCAAGGACGCAAAGACAAGCTTCTGggacacgcaaggacgcaaagacAACCTTGCGTCCAGTAGCTTTGCGTACGCAAGCACGCAAACTAGGTCTTGCGTCTGGTCAATTTCCCTAATTCTACGAGCAGTTAATGTATGTTTCACTCGAACATATAACCCAAAATACAGTTGCATGTCATAAAACAACGGTTGTACTTCGTTAAACACAAATACACCTCGAACAGACATTTCATCGAGCAGTTGGTGTGCACATTTATACAATTCGCATCGAAGATAAAATAAACAGATAACACACACATAAACAACAAAGTAATCACTAACCTGGGTGCTTGCCATCGTTGCAAATTTGATTCCTTGATTATTTGCTTGATTACTTCGTGAAAACCCGATTTCTTTTGCGTGAAAACCCTAATACTTCGTGAAAACCCTTGTAGGCTAGTATAAGAAGTCACGGTGGTAGCAAGAGGGGTTAGGTGGTGGTGGAGATGATGAAGGAGGAGAATCTGGTAGTAGTAATTGAAGAGGGTTTGCGTTTGTGCTTGCGTTGTTGCGAATCGCTTGTGTGACTTTATTTGCGTGTTTGCGAATCGGATGAAAGTGTGGAGTGACAGGTTGAAAAATATCATTTAACCGTAGTTTTTTTAGAAAAGACGCAaacacgcaaggtcgcaaggttccttgcgccttgcgagggcattttgtcaatttttatttttttttttgctctgGTGAAGGGGTAAAAAATatttgggcattttggtgataaccCCTATTTTGCTCAAAAGTTTCCAGATTTTTCCTCAACCCACAAGCCCATGGGCCATGACCCAAAAGGTTGTATTCTCATGGAAGAATGGAAGAAAAAAATTTACAGGGAATGTGAGCGCTTTTGAAAATATTTTCGCCTCTGGAATTTTCCTTGTTCCGCCACTGCCAACGCATATCGCAAGAAGAAAGCAACCGACCACGCTATAACTAAACCCATCCAAACAAACCAAACTATCTTTAAGCAGGCCAAGTCTAAAACACAAGGGAACAAAGACAAACCACCACACAAAATGCCGAACATCAAAGAGGAAACAAAACCAAACAAAACTAGCTACCGAGCAAACAAACAACAGGATCCCAACGAACGAACAACACACTGACCACAAAACAATACCCTTCATGCCACTCAAACAACATGAACACGGCACATGTTAACTAATTATATCCCTTTTTGATTGAGAATTACACATTACATTCCTCGATTAACACTTGCGGTGAACCAAATAGCCTTATCGAACGATATCGAATTTCCAGTTCTATAGAATTCCGTGAACCAAACACAACCTTAAAGTAATAGTGTGAGCTCAAAATTAGAATATTAATCCAAATGCAATGCAATTGTTTTTGAATACGAAAAGTAACAGCACTACAAGCAACCTAAGAGTGCCTCAAAATTCAAAATTACAACGAAAAACTACAACTACGTTTCAACACATTGCCTTTTGATCTCTTGATCAAGTTTTTCATCACCTTCAGTTTCGTCCGGAGAACCTAGCGCTTCTGCTTCGCATTCGCATCTTTTCCTTTGCGGAACCACATGGAAAAACGACGCCTTCCAGTCTTTAGTTTCCAAAAACTTGAGAAGTATTTCTATCACCTGATTCACCGTAAGGACCTGCATTTACAAAAATCCAAACATTAACAAGGCTGCATAAATcactactcggggagtactcggtcagGACTTTTTAGGAAGTATTTGGCAACTTGGGGAGTACTTGGATGTTGACCAATTTGACTTCGACCGAGTTTTGACAAATATTCAGAGTAATCTAAAGTtttgaccgatttttccgagatttgacTAAGCTTGACCAAGTTTTGCCAACTTTGACCTAGTTTTACCAGGTTTTAGCAACTTTGACCGAGTACTCGCCTGAAAAGGGGGTAAAAAACTAAAAaagtactaaaatgaagtaattgtACCTGAGAGCTAGACATCTTGAGGTAGTTGCCAATGGGAAGTTTTGCGGTTTGAATTCCTTGTTCTACGGCTTTGTTCATCGTTATCCCTTTCCACCTGTTTCGATCAACTAGTCCACCAATAATGTAAATTTTCTTTGGATCAAGTTCGGTGAGCATATTTTCCGAATCTGCTGTCAAGTACACCAATTGCTCCTTTTGAGTTTCGAAAGTATCGATATAAGGAGCACTATCCTTATCGATTATCCATTTATCAAACCCTGGAATCTTTTCTAACTGGTTTCCCATTTCTCCCTCGTACCCAGTCAGCCATAGATGAGATGGGACCACACTTTTTCCATTTACAGCGTAACAATACGTTATCTACATTCGGAAATCAATAAGCAATGTTTCCAGCTTAGTTAGAAAATAACGGTTACCAAAACCACAACCAATGCAAGACACGAAATTTTGACAAAATTGAACCGTCACGATTATCCTTCAATCCTCCCAAGCTAGAAACAGATATTATGGTACGCAATTATGTGTGGTTATGAAAATCCATATGCTAACACTTTCTTGTATTTAGATTTTTGAAAGTCTAAATCCAATCATAAGTCTAACTCATTCTTATATACCGTCTCAAATGTGAGATTAAACTAATCAACTACAACTATATAAGAAGAAAAGGAACACCTATGTACAACCTTACAAACACTTACAGATAATGGTATTAGACACTGATAGCTAAAATGAAAACCACAATGTTATGTGTTACTATCTTAATGATAGCATACCTTCAAAATTTTAAAACTACTTAACTACCAAATGCCCATTAGCAGTGCCCATATTGACACTGACCCAATCAAGAAAGGGTTCCAAAAAACTCAATTCCTATAAAgcattaaccctaaaccctaaatcctaacctAATTCTTACAGCTGTCATCTTTATTGGCTATAATATATACTGGAAACAAATAAAGCAAGTCAATTTAACTAAAAATTACAGTAAGTAAGTAGCAATACCTGTTTAACAAGACTATGAATTTCATTAGGAGCCATAAGATAAGAAAACTGAAGATCAATAACAATGTTTTGACCATGTTTCTTAGCTTCTGAAAGCCTAACTGATTTACTCTGTCTTTCTTCATTCCTCTGATCCATTCTCTCTTTTCTCATCTCTTTTCGCGATTCAATCAATTTCAATTTCTCGTCTTCCGATAAAACGGATAGTTTTTCTTCCCATTCTTTTCGTTTCATCTCACCTTTAAGTTTCTTTTCTTCTTTAGCTGCCGCTTTTTTCTCGGCTTTTTTGGCTTCGAATCGTTGTTGTTTCAGTAGCTTCTTCTGGGCGTTTTTTGATAAGGTTTGTTGCGGTGGAAGCTGGTGGTTGTCGTCGTTGACAACGTCGGCGGTGATAGCATCCATTTTTGCAATTTTGAGTTGCTGGTTTTGCCTGACTAAATGCCCCGTTATTAGGTTGTTTAGAGATAGAGATATCATCATTTTTTCCTTctacattatatttatatttaaatatttaatatttaatatttatatttatatttatttatat
Proteins encoded in this region:
- the LOC139864526 gene encoding uncharacterized protein, giving the protein MAHYIPKNYDVQTAPIRRRLFKGFKDSQNVLISDVEKMLLKSDHSRISDDDVVRLAIILIVERGFMGKQGIHVVNKKFLWLVEELSRVNQYPWGSRIWEPTYEAVIEGFFIRESQLESGKAYTLAGFMWAFKIWILESYRRTIKPFAKKTDKNGVPRALFWKRSSAESFGMSEYLKLLHIQDECPKKKRPFRGLQPTETEQSCQWWIQSDVYFRGGKVPEDEIEVEVQDDEVDTDDPVVDGSEQTHHKHSTGDVHTEGLHDVHNLHRMLELLTKRVDKQEKELIDCKILVMQHEELLSQQQQQYQDDDMCFNRSLSDNETERPSPMHIRRGIRERKPTGVLRSPFTTPGYRKPIEKLSKDVIEKVESMNAVKLGTEEDQGQQQINEDVVPMDTDAAAEVSVDKQPVKVSKRKRKEQDWATEEEIWGMIDRFINDQGTLQPPPPNAWRDGRKHAGPAKDPKTMIESKQETRCMFIFQNEQFIFINQDFWLRLLALGHSGYLDNLHIDGWATFLLRYRQRFLPRASQVYATPEFPAEVLKASSRWTIMPLGFLNMFERFKTYFDNTQKEVGTQEESTTDGEGIIGQNPPDYMYLIGLGDGSVDLYPSWADCDQVLIPLHFWKEEHFLLLQLKLEEMKVFVYDSLPGHVSEKKLDEVFKILGDNLPVYLKAIDYFNKTQDSQIVGYYENKESVELMIVITRP
- the LOC139862826 gene encoding tRNA (guanine(9)-N1)-methyltransferase-like is translated as MDAITADVVNDDNHQLPPQQTLSKNAQKKLLKQQRFEAKKAEKKAAAKEEKKLKGEMKRKEWEEKLSVLSEDEKLKLIESRKEMRKERMDQRNEERQSKSVRLSEAKKHGQNIVIDLQFSYLMAPNEIHSLVKQITYCYAVNGKSVVPSHLWLTGYEGEMGNQLEKIPGFDKWIIDKDSAPYIDTFETQKEQLVYLTADSENMLTELDPKKIYIIGGLVDRNRWKGITMNKAVEQGIQTAKLPIGNYLKMSSSQVLTVNQVIEILLKFLETKDWKASFFHVVPQRKRCECEAEALGSPDETEGDEKLDQEIKRQCVET